A part of Arachis hypogaea cultivar Tifrunner chromosome 12, arahy.Tifrunner.gnm2.J5K5, whole genome shotgun sequence genomic DNA contains:
- the LOC112727563 gene encoding disease resistance protein RPV1-like gives MYIDFYELDSRISIVVFSRSYGDSTWWLKELEKITECWSSKGQKVAPVFYVVDLSEAGAAFACRESLKKDACLPGFVTLNRLSKEVVDARHQCLKCAMDLSMKHEYLPEDLQIASAKC, from the exons ATGTATATTGATTTTTATGAACTAG ATTCTAGAATCTCGATTGTGGTTTTCTCCAGAAGCTATGGGGATTCGACGTGGTGGTTGAAGGAATTGGAGAAGATAACAGAGTGTTGGAGCAGTAAGGGTCAGAAGGTTGCGCCAGTGTTCTACGTTGTTGATCTGTCGGAAGCTGGGGCGGCGTTCGCATGCCGGGAATCGCTCAAGAAAGATGCTTGCCTTCCGGGTTTTGTTACACTGAATCGGCTTTCGAAGGAGGTAGTCGACGCGCGCCACCAGTGCCTTAAGTGCGCTATGGACCTTTCCATGAAGCACGAGTATCTCCCTGAAGATCTTCag ATTGCCTCAGCGAAATGCTAA